A genomic stretch from Haloferax sp. Atlit-12N includes:
- a CDS encoding metallophosphoesterase has protein sequence MKLGVVSDTHDNLDYVEAAVSHFESEGVDAVVHCGDIVAPFSAAPFDADFDFHAVRGNNDGEWALREAVDSFGTYHDDFAHLTLDGQEIAVYHGTEAGLVDALVDSGTYDFVLRGHTHERVVEHRGKTTHINPGGLPIPGADDEFHVATVDLDTGNVASRSL, from the coding sequence ATGAAACTCGGCGTCGTCTCCGACACGCACGACAACCTCGACTACGTCGAAGCCGCGGTCTCGCACTTCGAATCGGAGGGCGTTGACGCGGTCGTCCACTGCGGCGACATCGTCGCGCCCTTCTCGGCCGCGCCGTTCGACGCGGACTTCGACTTCCACGCCGTCCGCGGCAACAACGACGGCGAGTGGGCGCTCCGCGAGGCGGTGGACTCGTTCGGCACCTATCACGACGACTTCGCACATCTGACGCTCGACGGCCAAGAGATAGCGGTCTACCACGGCACTGAGGCCGGACTGGTCGATGCCCTCGTCGACTCGGGGACGTACGACTTCGTCCTGCGCGGCCACACCCACGAACGGGTGGTCGAACACCGCGGAAAGACGACGCACATCAACCCCGGCGGCCTGCCGATTCCCGGCGCTGACGACGAGTTCCACGTCGCAACCGTCGACCTCGACACGGGGAACGTGGCGTCGCGGTCGCTCTGA
- a CDS encoding aminopeptidase, translated as MPESDADLRAASETAVRQCLDLQPDESLVVVTDDKRERIGEALYEVASEVTDDATIVRYPPGNQHGEEPPAPVAAAMQACDAFLAPTTKSLSHTRARGDACDAGARGATLPGITEEVFVTGLDADYDAIYDHSAAMLDAVGDADELRVTTETGTDITFVRGDREWLADTGAIAEAGSFSNLPAGEIFLSPASATGTYVVDGTMMPHGLLDEGQELRFEVEDGYVTDISDDDIREQVEAAAEEVGRDAYNLAEIGIGTNVGVTDLVGSVLLDEKAAGTVHIAIGDDAGIGGDTDAPLHLDGIIREPTVYADGEEVDLPQP; from the coding sequence ATGCCCGAATCCGACGCCGACCTCCGCGCCGCCAGCGAGACGGCGGTCCGCCAGTGTCTCGACCTCCAGCCCGACGAGTCGCTCGTCGTCGTCACCGACGACAAGCGCGAGCGCATCGGCGAGGCGCTCTACGAGGTCGCCAGCGAGGTGACCGACGACGCGACTATCGTCCGCTACCCGCCGGGGAACCAACACGGCGAGGAGCCGCCCGCGCCGGTCGCCGCCGCCATGCAGGCCTGCGACGCCTTCCTCGCGCCGACGACGAAGAGCCTGAGCCACACCCGCGCCCGCGGTGACGCCTGCGACGCCGGCGCTCGCGGCGCGACCCTCCCCGGAATCACCGAGGAGGTGTTCGTCACCGGCCTCGATGCCGACTACGACGCCATCTACGACCACAGCGCGGCGATGCTCGACGCCGTCGGCGACGCCGACGAACTCCGCGTCACGACCGAGACGGGCACGGACATCACGTTCGTCCGCGGTGACCGCGAGTGGCTCGCCGACACCGGCGCAATCGCTGAGGCCGGCTCGTTTTCGAACCTCCCCGCGGGCGAAATTTTCCTCAGCCCCGCGTCCGCGACGGGCACCTACGTCGTCGACGGGACGATGATGCCCCACGGCCTCCTCGACGAGGGACAGGAACTCCGCTTCGAGGTCGAAGACGGCTACGTCACGGATATTTCCGACGACGACATCCGCGAGCAGGTCGAGGCCGCGGCGGAGGAAGTCGGGCGAGACGCCTACAACCTCGCCGAAATCGGCATCGGCACCAACGTCGGCGTGACCGACCTCGTCGGCTCCGTCCTGCTCGACGAGAAGGCCGCGGGCACGGTCCACATCGCCATCGGCGACGACGCCGGCATCGGCGGCGACACCGACGCGCCGCTCCACCTCGACGGTATCATCCGCGAGCCGACGGTGTACGCCGACGGCGAGGAAGTCGACCTGCCGCAGCCCTGA
- a CDS encoding HVO_0476 family zinc finger protein, with product MSLPDAGERVPLSCPTCSPDEPTVHEVLKPGGHSTVRCTECGHVHKEKVEIPDETEMNVVVSQDGDSVSTEVPVPVGTTIEVGDEFIVDTPEAIQLVRITGIEVGPEQRADEAEVADVKTVWTRVVDNVAVNVTIHPKDGKREDTRSVTVNVPGDYEFVVGETEAFGDEEVEIEGLVVRSDAPEYRHGKLDHPGDMVYAKDAKRVYARDQTSTAWSAW from the coding sequence ATGAGCCTACCCGACGCCGGCGAGCGCGTCCCCCTCTCCTGTCCGACGTGTTCGCCCGACGAACCCACCGTCCACGAGGTGCTGAAGCCCGGCGGTCACTCGACCGTCCGGTGTACTGAATGCGGCCACGTCCACAAAGAGAAAGTCGAGATTCCTGACGAAACCGAGATGAACGTCGTCGTCTCGCAGGACGGCGACTCCGTCTCGACCGAAGTGCCCGTGCCGGTCGGCACGACCATCGAGGTCGGCGACGAGTTCATCGTCGACACGCCCGAGGCGATTCAGCTCGTGCGCATCACGGGCATCGAAGTCGGCCCCGAACAGCGCGCCGACGAGGCCGAGGTCGCGGACGTGAAGACCGTCTGGACCCGCGTCGTCGACAACGTCGCGGTCAACGTCACCATCCACCCGAAGGACGGCAAGCGCGAGGACACCCGCAGCGTCACCGTCAACGTCCCCGGCGACTACGAGTTCGTCGTCGGCGAGACCGAGGCGTTCGGCGACGAGGAGGTCGAAATCGAAGGCCTCGTCGTCCGCTCGGACGCCCCCGAGTACCGCCACGGCAAACTCGACCACCCCGGCGACATGGTGTACGCGAAGGACGCAAAGCGCGTCTACGCCCGCGACCAGACCTCGACCGCGTGGTCGGCCTGGTAA
- a CDS encoding type II glyceraldehyde-3-phosphate dehydrogenase, translating into MIRVGVNGYGTIGKRVADAVNAQPDMELIGVAKTQPNFEAHTAGERGYPMYAAIPERSPLFSEAGVDLAGEVDELVAKADVIVDCTPSGIGAENRELYETHHTPAIFQGGEDADVADVSFNARANFDAARDADYVRVVSCNTTGLSRIIAPLEAEYGVEKVRATLVRRGGDPGQNSRGPINDILPNPIKIPSHHGPDVKTIFPDLEIDTLGLKVPATLMHVHALNVTLEDDVTGAHVRQLLEGENRVYVIPEGMGIDGAGKLMDFALDAGRPRGDMWENCVWGESIGVNGRDLYLFQAIHQQSDVIPENVDAIRAMFDVEDQQTSMELTDQTLGIGISGSPSGFAEQARAEFADD; encoded by the coding sequence ATGATACGAGTGGGTGTCAACGGCTACGGCACAATCGGAAAGCGCGTCGCCGACGCGGTCAACGCGCAGCCCGACATGGAACTCATCGGCGTGGCCAAGACCCAGCCCAACTTCGAAGCGCACACCGCGGGCGAACGCGGCTACCCGATGTACGCCGCGATTCCCGAACGCTCGCCGCTGTTCTCCGAGGCCGGTGTCGACCTCGCCGGCGAGGTGGACGAACTGGTTGCCAAGGCGGACGTCATCGTCGACTGCACGCCGTCGGGTATCGGCGCGGAGAACCGCGAACTGTACGAGACGCACCACACGCCCGCTATCTTCCAAGGCGGCGAGGACGCCGACGTGGCGGATGTGAGCTTCAACGCGCGGGCCAACTTCGACGCCGCCCGCGACGCCGACTACGTCCGCGTCGTCTCCTGTAACACGACCGGCCTCTCGCGCATCATCGCGCCGCTCGAAGCCGAGTACGGCGTCGAGAAGGTCCGGGCGACGCTCGTCCGCCGCGGCGGCGACCCCGGTCAGAACTCTCGCGGGCCGATAAACGACATCCTGCCGAACCCGATCAAGATTCCTTCTCACCACGGCCCCGACGTGAAGACCATCTTCCCCGACCTCGAAATCGACACGCTCGGGCTGAAGGTCCCGGCGACGCTGATGCACGTCCACGCGCTCAACGTCACGCTCGAAGACGACGTGACCGGCGCGCACGTCCGGCAACTGCTCGAAGGCGAGAACCGCGTCTACGTCATCCCGGAGGGGATGGGCATCGACGGCGCGGGTAAGCTCATGGACTTCGCGCTCGACGCGGGCCGCCCGCGCGGCGACATGTGGGAGAACTGCGTGTGGGGCGAGTCCATCGGCGTCAACGGCCGGGACCTCTACCTGTTCCAGGCCATCCACCAGCAGTCCGACGTGATTCCCGAGAACGTCGACGCCATCCGCGCGATGTTTGACGTCGAAGACCAGCAGACGAGCATGGAACTCACGGACCAGACGCTCGGTATCGGTATCTCCGGTAGCCCGTCCGGATTCGCTGAGCAGGCGCGCGCGGAGTTCGCCGACGACTAG
- a CDS encoding bifunctional 2-polyprenyl-6-hydroxyphenol methylase/3-demethylubiquinol 3-O-methyltransferase UbiG has product MPTRDRSQSSVESLALLWAARESGVIDALTTSAGTAEAVAETADIEPRAARITVEALAAMGFIKRVGDEYEITNRALGFLAKRDVRSIGRLPHALDRFSLYADLPETMASEESPAFPDDWLRNRLGAHDATEESVVRACVTAAVREAPDATHVLDLGGASGVFAREFVARGCDVTLVDDAETVEAVRPLLSRAGVDLVAGDPTDPPVAGFGLVFAGDAFTGRDPADARALVSGAHDALEPGGSAVFVDSLHGRCSTDATAGRAVDALATGRGDLYDESTVRSWVESAGFGGCTVRNVPGTDLQAVVGERAVD; this is encoded by the coding sequence ATGCCTACCCGCGACCGGTCGCAGTCGTCGGTCGAATCGCTCGCGCTCCTGTGGGCCGCCCGCGAGAGCGGCGTCATCGACGCGCTCACGACGAGCGCCGGCACCGCCGAGGCCGTGGCCGAGACCGCCGACATCGAGCCCCGAGCCGCCCGCATCACGGTCGAGGCGCTGGCCGCGATGGGGTTCATCAAGCGCGTCGGCGACGAGTACGAGATAACTAACCGCGCGCTCGGCTTCCTCGCCAAGCGCGACGTGCGCTCCATCGGTCGCCTCCCGCACGCGCTCGACCGCTTTTCGCTCTACGCCGACCTCCCGGAGACGATGGCTTCCGAGGAGTCGCCCGCGTTCCCGGACGACTGGCTTCGGAACCGACTCGGCGCGCACGACGCCACCGAAGAATCGGTCGTCCGGGCCTGCGTGACCGCCGCGGTTCGCGAGGCACCCGACGCGACGCACGTCCTCGACCTCGGCGGCGCGTCGGGCGTCTTCGCCCGCGAGTTCGTCGCCCGCGGTTGCGACGTGACGCTCGTCGACGACGCCGAGACCGTCGAAGCCGTCCGACCGCTCCTCTCCCGCGCCGGCGTGGACCTCGTCGCTGGCGACCCGACCGACCCGCCGGTAGCGGGGTTCGGCCTCGTCTTCGCCGGCGACGCCTTCACCGGGCGCGACCCGGCCGACGCGCGAGCGCTCGTCTCGGGCGCGCACGACGCCCTCGAACCCGGCGGGTCGGCGGTGTTCGTCGATAGTCTCCACGGCCGGTGTTCGACCGACGCGACGGCCGGGCGAGCGGTGGACGCGCTCGCCACCGGTCGCGGTGACCTCTACGACGAGTCGACGGTTCGCTCGTGGGTCGAATCGGCCGGATTCGGCGGCTGTACGGTCCGAAACGTGCCGGGGACCGACCTGCAGGCAGTCGTCGGCGAGCGTGCGGTTGATTAG